A single genomic interval of Romboutsia ilealis harbors:
- the xseA gene encoding exodeoxyribonuclease VII large subunit: protein MKLRALEISEVNSYIKRVLTNDAILYNLKVKGEISNLKVHSSGNVYLSLKDEKSKINCVIFKNNYNKDLQLGNGSKVIANGYISLYERDGSYQLYINDIEIEGLGNLYIEFNKLKEQLSEEGLFDIKYKKSIPTMPKSIGVITSETGAVIRDIINVIKRRYPKVNIKLYPVNVQGHQSKYDICDGIKFFNKENNVDTIIVGRGGGSIEELWSFNEEIVAREVFNSKIPIISAVGHETDFTICDFVADMRAPTPSAAAEIATPNLVDLEYKLENIKNRLTRSMINQVNFDKNRIDYVFEKISNYLKLYTIKDKITQIDKIYDKINFEIENTISIENERLKNIGTILHNLSPLATLDRGYSIVHKNNEIVNSIEQIRLKENLDIKLKDGNIKCSVESIEGKEV from the coding sequence ATGAAATTGAGAGCTTTAGAAATAAGCGAAGTTAACTCATATATAAAGAGAGTACTAACTAATGATGCAATTTTATATAACTTGAAAGTAAAAGGAGAAATATCAAATTTAAAAGTACATAGTAGTGGTAATGTGTACTTATCTTTAAAAGATGAAAAATCTAAGATAAATTGTGTTATATTTAAGAATAATTATAATAAAGATTTGCAGCTAGGTAACGGTTCAAAAGTAATAGCTAATGGGTATATATCACTTTATGAAAGAGATGGATCGTATCAATTATATATAAACGATATCGAGATTGAAGGATTAGGTAATTTATATATTGAATTCAACAAACTTAAAGAACAATTATCTGAAGAAGGTTTATTTGACATTAAATATAAAAAATCAATACCCACTATGCCTAAGTCTATAGGTGTTATTACATCTGAGACAGGAGCAGTTATAAGAGATATTATTAATGTTATAAAAAGAAGATATCCAAAAGTAAATATAAAGCTATACCCAGTCAATGTGCAAGGACATCAATCGAAATATGATATATGCGATGGGATTAAATTTTTTAATAAGGAAAATAATGTAGATACAATTATAGTTGGTAGAGGTGGAGGTTCTATAGAAGAACTTTGGTCATTTAATGAGGAGATTGTAGCAAGAGAGGTATTTAACTCTAAAATACCGATAATATCTGCAGTAGGTCATGAAACAGATTTTACTATATGTGACTTTGTAGCAGATATGAGAGCTCCAACACCATCAGCAGCGGCTGAAATAGCTACTCCAAATTTAGTTGATTTAGAATATAAACTTGAGAATATAAAAAACAGACTTACTAGATCAATGATAAATCAAGTTAATTTTGATAAGAATAGAATTGATTATGTATTTGAAAAGATAAGTAACTACTTAAAATTATACACAATAAAAGATAAAATAACACAAATAGACAAGATATATGATAAAATAAATTTTGAAATAGAAAATACTATAAGTATAGAAAATGAAAGATTAAAAAATATAGGAACAATACTACATAACTTAAGTCCTTTGGCTACATTAGACAGAGGATATAGTATAGTTCATAAAAATAATGAGATTGTAAATAGTATAGAACAAATTAGACTTAAGGAAAATCTAGATATAAAATTAAAAGATGGAAATATAAAGTGTAGTGTAGAAAGTATAGAAGGTAAAGAGGTGTAA
- a CDS encoding O-sialoglycoprotein endopeptidase: MSLKQNNIIIGIDTSCYTTSIAAISLEKSIILNEKIMLNVKENSNGLRQSEGVFQHINNLGELSEKLKSLHDNYNIVGVCASKKPRPIENSYMPVFTVGYNFGKVMANSLNCKFYKTTHQENHIEASLLNSKITNRDRFLSVHMSGGTTEILLLSRNKNSLEYNIEIVGGTKDISFGQLIDRIGVKLGYRFPAGKYIDKNALDCERKILNGLKTSVKDGYMNLSGLENQINKIIDSEDCKYISKLVLDAVVRNMYKSLIYISKLYNINEVVFCGGVAASKYIRTNLSTKLRREKIYLYFTKPEYSTDNACGCAIIGVDKYEIESFRNKRS; this comes from the coding sequence ATGAGTTTGAAACAAAATAATATAATAATTGGAATTGATACTAGCTGCTATACAACTTCTATAGCAGCTATATCTTTAGAAAAAAGCATTATTTTGAATGAAAAGATAATGTTAAATGTTAAGGAAAATTCAAATGGATTAAGGCAAAGTGAGGGAGTATTTCAACATATAAATAACTTAGGAGAGCTTAGCGAAAAATTAAAATCATTACATGATAATTATAATATAGTAGGAGTTTGTGCATCTAAAAAGCCAAGACCAATAGAAAATTCTTATATGCCGGTATTTACAGTAGGTTATAATTTTGGAAAGGTTATGGCTAATTCGCTAAATTGTAAATTTTATAAAACTACTCATCAAGAAAATCATATTGAAGCTAGTTTATTAAATAGTAAAATAACTAATAGGGATAGATTTTTATCTGTACATATGTCAGGTGGGACAACAGAAATACTATTATTGAGTAGAAATAAGAATTCGCTAGAATACAATATAGAAATAGTTGGTGGAACAAAAGACATAAGTTTTGGTCAACTTATAGACAGGATAGGTGTTAAATTAGGATATAGATTTCCAGCAGGTAAATATATAGATAAAAATGCACTAGATTGTGAAAGAAAGATTTTAAATGGGCTTAAAACTTCAGTAAAAGATGGATATATGAATTTATCTGGGCTTGAAAATCAAATAAATAAGATAATAGATTCAGAGGATTGTAAATATATATCTAAATTGGTTCTAGATGCAGTGGTTAGAAATATGTATAAGTCTTTAATTTATATAAGTAAGTTATACAATATAAATGAAGTAGTATTTTGTGGAGGAGTAGCTGCGAGTAAGTATATACGTACTAATTTAAGTACAAAGTTAAGAAGAGAAAAAATATATTTATACTTTACTAAGCCAGAATACTCAACAGACAATGCATGTGGATGTGCTATAATAGGGGTTGATAAATATGAAATTGAGAGCTTTAGAAATAAGCGAAGTTAA
- the nusB gene encoding transcription antitermination factor NusB — translation MKSDKARKVTSREYIMKLIYQIEMNKEDIENIEERLDIFLNDNLEYIINRYEELRLQYSNNPNVELDNIQLDDAVDREYMNTICENLKENKDKIDELINKYANNWSVNRMPKVDLSILRLAICELIFIQEIPSKVSINEAIELAKLYCDDKAPKFINGILGSVVNEFETK, via the coding sequence ATGAAAAGTGATAAGGCGAGAAAAGTAACTAGTAGAGAATATATTATGAAATTAATATATCAAATAGAAATGAATAAAGAGGATATAGAAAATATAGAAGAAAGATTAGATATATTTTTAAATGACAATCTTGAATATATAATAAATAGATATGAAGAACTTAGACTACAATATTCAAATAATCCAAATGTAGAACTTGATAATATACAATTAGATGATGCGGTAGATAGAGAATACATGAATACAATATGTGAAAATTTAAAAGAAAATAAAGATAAGATAGATGAGTTAATAAATAAATATGCAAATAATTGGTCGGTAAATAGAATGCCTAAGGTGGATTTATCTATATTAAGGCTTGCTATATGTGAATTAATATTTATACAAGAAATACCAAGTAAAGTTTCTATAAATGAAGCAATAGAGTTAGCAAAACTTTACTGTGATGATAAAGCTCCTAAGTTTATAAATGGAATATTAGGTAGTGTTGTAAATGAGTTTGAAACAAAATAA
- a CDS encoding Asp23/Gls24 family envelope stress response protein, whose amino-acid sequence MENNNFGQVKISNDVVATIAGLAALEVEGVETNTTFTDKILKNNGVKIQIEEEEVSLDVMVMIDYGVSIPDIALKIQENVKNTVETMTGLKVSQVNIHVQGISFKKEKAEKEEAKQSKKS is encoded by the coding sequence ATGGAAAATAACAATTTTGGACAAGTAAAAATATCTAATGATGTAGTTGCTACAATAGCAGGTCTTGCAGCTTTAGAAGTAGAAGGTGTAGAGACTAATACAACATTTACAGATAAAATACTTAAAAACAATGGTGTAAAGATACAAATAGAAGAAGAGGAAGTTAGCTTAGACGTAATGGTTATGATAGATTATGGTGTATCTATACCAGATATAGCTTTAAAAATTCAAGAAAATGTAAAAAATACTGTTGAGACAATGACAGGTCTTAAAGTTTCTCAAGTAAATATACATGTTCAAGGAATCAGCTTTAAAAAAGAAAAAGCTGAAAAAGAAGAAGCTAAACAATCTAAAAAAAGTTAA
- a CDS encoding SpoIIIAH-like family protein, which produces MKFNYKGRGFVVVTLAAMLVVVGTVNYQLSRKSLLETSREFTAYEQAQNEKNMDTNEKEDVKVVDSKESQVEEKVTEASKQIEKQLTSAQNMKKATYILDMKMTREKQRNSLTQDLNEMINNPSTSEEARKEASAMKLQLVKDQDVELKIEDLLSTKGFENALVYISEGKVNVVVSEEKLDEADAAKIFDLVAEQADVKYENIKLMNNNKN; this is translated from the coding sequence ATGAAATTTAATTATAAGGGAAGAGGATTTGTAGTAGTAACTTTAGCGGCAATGTTAGTTGTAGTAGGAACTGTAAATTATCAATTAAGCAGAAAGTCTTTATTAGAAACTTCGAGAGAATTTACAGCATATGAACAAGCTCAAAATGAAAAAAATATGGATACAAATGAGAAAGAAGATGTTAAAGTAGTTGATAGTAAAGAAAGTCAAGTTGAGGAAAAAGTTACAGAAGCTAGTAAGCAAATAGAAAAGCAACTTACATCAGCGCAAAATATGAAAAAAGCTACTTATATACTAGATATGAAAATGACTAGAGAAAAGCAAAGAAATAGCTTAACTCAAGACTTAAATGAGATGATAAATAACCCATCTACATCTGAAGAGGCTAGAAAAGAAGCATCTGCAATGAAGTTACAATTAGTTAAAGACCAAGACGTAGAGTTAAAAATAGAAGATCTATTAAGTACTAAAGGATTTGAGAATGCATTAGTGTACATAAGTGAGGGAAAAGTCAATGTAGTTGTAAGTGAAGAAAAATTAGACGAAGCAGATGCTGCTAAAATATTTGATTTAGTTGCAGAACAAGCTGATGTAAAATATGAAAATATAAAGTTAATGAATAATAATAAAAATTAA
- a CDS encoding stage III sporulation protein AG, which translates to MFKNLNEKDKKKIYSLLSLAVICGIALIAISGLEDKETASKGESNNEITQEDLSNESSKSTLEEKLKNILSQIEGAGEVDVMITYESSEEIQPAFNTNTTTEETKEVDKQGGERTVTTSSENKTMITSSSNEPIVIKTNQPKINGVIVVSTGAKDLTVKETLYSAVQTALQVQGHQVEIYSK; encoded by the coding sequence ATGTTTAAGAATCTAAACGAAAAGGATAAAAAAAAGATATACTCGCTATTATCTCTAGCAGTAATTTGTGGCATTGCTCTTATAGCTATATCAGGTCTAGAAGATAAAGAAACAGCAAGTAAAGGTGAAAGTAATAATGAAATAACTCAGGAAGATTTAAGTAATGAATCATCAAAATCTACATTAGAAGAAAAGCTTAAAAATATATTATCACAAATTGAAGGTGCTGGAGAAGTAGATGTTATGATTACATATGAATCAAGTGAAGAAATTCAACCAGCTTTTAATACTAATACTACAACGGAAGAGACAAAGGAAGTAGATAAACAAGGTGGAGAAAGAACAGTTACAACATCTAGTGAAAATAAAACAATGATAACATCAAGTTCAAATGAACCTATAGTTATAAAAACTAATCAACCTAAAATTAATGGTGTAATAGTAGTATCAACTGGAGCTAAAGATCTTACTGTAAAAGAAACACTTTATAGCGCAGTACAAACAGCGTTACAAGTACAAGGGCATCAAGTAGAGATATATAGTAAATAA
- a CDS encoding stage III sporulation protein AF, which produces MLESIKTWIVTVLIGAFIVNIVDMILPSSKMKPYINLVVNFIFVFIILSPIANFFSKNMSLEDKVLKYMNEYNKKYVDSINGLADKTGNSSLSKGYEDGLKEVLKLKLDEYGYELDDIELEGNEIGKITVKEKNNSNKSKNEDIQSKENEKSKQVFNEDDEQENTKHSLNLSKEELKEDLVKILDVSIETIEID; this is translated from the coding sequence TTGTTAGAAAGTATAAAAACATGGATTGTAACGGTTTTGATAGGAGCATTTATAGTTAATATAGTTGATATGATTTTACCGTCTTCTAAAATGAAACCATATATAAATTTAGTTGTTAATTTCATATTTGTTTTTATAATTTTAAGCCCAATAGCAAACTTTTTTTCAAAAAATATGTCTTTAGAAGATAAAGTACTAAAGTATATGAATGAATATAATAAGAAATATGTAGATAGTATAAATGGACTAGCAGATAAAACAGGAAATAGTAGCTTATCAAAAGGGTATGAGGATGGTCTAAAAGAAGTTTTAAAATTAAAATTAGATGAATATGGATATGAATTAGATGATATAGAGCTTGAAGGAAATGAGATTGGAAAAATAACTGTGAAGGAAAAAAATAATAGTAATAAAAGTAAAAATGAGGACATACAATCTAAAGAAAATGAAAAATCGAAACAAGTATTTAATGAAGATGATGAACAAGAAAATACTAAACATAGTTTAAATTTAAGCAAAGAAGAACTAAAGGAAGATTTGGTAAAAATACTTGATGTATCAATTGAAACTATAGAAATTGATTAA
- the spoIIIAE gene encoding stage III sporulation protein AE: MKKIYLKILITILIIIGSFSVSFANEDDTEDYNETKKSIDSYIDNQLGKIDLEEIQKYIKESSTIDDIDLKIFIKDLIKGDKNILDLFDKENIKMIFFDELKSSIKVSMIILVLALLSSLLKSLDNSFSSNAISQITTYIVFVTMVSLTLIGFKDVLEICNNTIDSTIGIMQVIMPILIALLALMGCPITSTVLNPIFIGGVAFINVIFKQFIFVSISVAFAILVVNNISKNIKLKKLSSFIKQINLVCIGAMFTIYLGLVSIQGLYVTSVDNFTVKTAKFAIGNFIPVVGGFVSDSVDILLSSSQLIKGVFGGIGLIVLVGICLVPIIKITSIILVYKASAIVVEPIGEDSISSFLNEVANLMMILLACIIAIIIMFFVTIAILTSISVVSGG, encoded by the coding sequence ATGAAAAAAATATATTTAAAAATACTAATTACTATTTTAATAATCATAGGATCTTTTTCCGTATCTTTTGCAAATGAAGATGATACAGAAGATTATAATGAAACTAAGAAAAGTATAGATTCATATATAGATAATCAGTTAGGGAAAATAGATTTAGAAGAGATACAAAAGTATATAAAAGAATCATCTACTATAGATGATATTGATTTAAAAATATTTATAAAAGACTTGATAAAAGGTGATAAGAATATATTAGATTTATTTGATAAAGAAAACATAAAGATGATTTTCTTTGACGAATTAAAGAGCAGTATAAAAGTATCAATGATAATATTAGTTTTAGCACTATTATCATCACTTTTAAAGAGTTTAGATAATTCTTTTTCATCAAATGCAATAAGTCAGATAACAACGTACATAGTATTTGTAACGATGGTTTCGCTTACACTAATTGGGTTTAAAGATGTATTAGAAATTTGCAACAATACTATAGATTCAACTATAGGTATTATGCAGGTTATAATGCCAATACTAATAGCACTTCTTGCGCTTATGGGATGCCCGATAACATCAACAGTATTAAATCCTATATTTATAGGAGGAGTAGCATTTATAAATGTTATTTTTAAACAATTCATATTCGTATCAATATCTGTTGCTTTTGCAATATTAGTAGTTAACAATATATCTAAAAATATAAAACTTAAAAAATTATCATCATTTATAAAACAAATAAACTTAGTATGTATAGGTGCTATGTTCACTATATATTTAGGATTAGTATCGATTCAGGGACTGTATGTAACTAGTGTTGATAATTTCACTGTAAAAACAGCTAAGTTTGCAATAGGAAACTTTATTCCAGTAGTTGGAGGATTTGTATCAGATTCTGTAGATATTTTATTATCATCTTCTCAACTTATAAAAGGGGTATTCGGTGGAATAGGTTTAATAGTCTTAGTGGGAATATGCTTGGTTCCAATTATAAAAATAACATCAATAATATTAGTATATAAAGCATCTGCAATAGTTGTAGAGCCTATAGGAGAAGATAGTATATCAAGTTTTTTAAATGAAGTAGCAAATTTAATGATGATATTGCTTGCATGCATAATAGCTATAATAATAATGTTTTTTGTAACGATAGCTATATTAACATCTATAAGCGTAGTTTCGGGAGGATAG
- the spoIIIAD gene encoding stage III sporulation protein AD yields the protein MQIIGIAIISTTLCLVIKKDRPEIAMFIGILTGVVILSSVIFKLGFIIESINNLANKANIPSVYITLIIKLIGIAYLMEFAIQLCKDCGEGTIASKLEFGGKIIVMTMSFPILLSIVEMVLDIIP from the coding sequence ATGCAAATTATAGGTATTGCAATTATATCAACAACACTTTGTTTGGTAATCAAGAAAGATAGACCAGAGATAGCGATGTTTATAGGAATACTTACAGGAGTAGTTATATTATCATCTGTAATATTTAAATTAGGTTTTATAATTGAAAGTATAAATAATTTAGCGAATAAAGCTAATATACCAAGTGTATATATAACTTTGATAATAAAATTAATCGGCATAGCATATCTTATGGAATTTGCAATACAACTTTGTAAAGATTGTGGGGAAGGAACTATAGCATCTAAGCTTGAGTTTGGAGGCAAGATAATAGTAATGACAATGTCATTCCCTATACTTTTATCAATAGTAGAAATGGTGTTAGATATTATCCCATAG
- the spoIIIAC gene encoding stage III sporulation protein AC, with product MDISLIIKVAGIGLLISILNMVLEKTDRKDWATFTTLAGVIIVLSMVLTEISALFNTVKTMFQLY from the coding sequence ATGGATATATCATTGATAATAAAAGTTGCGGGAATAGGTTTATTAATATCAATTCTTAATATGGTTTTAGAAAAAACAGATAGAAAAGACTGGGCAACATTTACTACACTAGCAGGTGTGATAATAGTATTAAGCATGGTATTAACTGAAATAAGTGCGTTATTTAATACAGTAAAAACAATGTTTCAACTTTACTAA
- a CDS encoding stage III sporulation protein AB, whose translation MQIKIFIIGVLIVCSYLIGEYIYKAYTKRHKEVNDLIRILEIMRMDLSFGLYTLEEIFKRLGDKEEFCTSNFFKRLENELHNNSYKVLDEILNDSIQILIKETYLQDKEINELKKLIFTLGKSDIESQSRMIDLSIENLKKITGETKEDIKQKGIVYRKLATIVGIIIGIILI comes from the coding sequence TTGCAAATTAAAATTTTTATAATTGGTGTTTTAATAGTTTGTAGTTATTTAATAGGAGAATATATATATAAAGCTTATACAAAAAGGCATAAAGAGGTTAATGACCTAATAAGAATATTAGAGATAATGAGGATGGACTTGTCGTTTGGATTATATACATTGGAAGAGATTTTTAAGCGATTAGGGGATAAGGAAGAATTTTGTACCTCTAATTTTTTTAAAAGGTTAGAAAATGAATTACATAATAACTCATATAAGGTGTTAGATGAAATATTAAATGATAGTATTCAGATATTAATAAAAGAAACTTATTTACAAGATAAGGAGATTAATGAATTAAAGAAACTTATATTTACTCTTGGGAAAAGTGATATAGAGTCTCAATCAAGGATGATAGATTTATCTATTGAAAATCTAAAAAAAATAACTGGAGAGACAAAAGAAGATATAAAACAAAAGGGTATAGTATATAGAAAATTAGCAACTATTGTAGGAATAATAATAGGAATAATTTTAATTTAG